One window of the Salvia splendens isolate huo1 chromosome 1, SspV2, whole genome shotgun sequence genome contains the following:
- the LOC121755946 gene encoding BTB/POZ and MATH domain-containing protein 2-like, whose translation MGRFDKETAEPSSSPAETTSTSKTVTVNGTHDFKITGYSLSKGIGIGKYVASDTFMVGGYSWAVYFYPDGKSAEDNATYVSLFIALASEGTDVRALFELTLLDQSGRERHKVHSHFGRALETGPYTLKYRGSMWGYKRFYKRTAMESSDYLKDDCLHVHCCVGVVNSRTEGPKIYSIPVSPSNIGLHFGQLLESGKGTDVNFEVDGETFSAHKLVLAARSPVFRAQLYGPMKDKNTECIKIEDMEAPVFKALLHWMYWDALPDFEELTGLNSKGASTLMFQHMLAAADRYGLDRLRLLCEANLCEDVAINTVATTLALAEQHHSFQLKSVCLKFVALPENLRAVMQTDGFEYLKESCPQVLTELLEHVARVNEHSITVGKLGIEGILDGGDVNGRRLFFSYFKDLVGREVTVELKNDLAIRGTLHSVDQYLNIKLENTRVVDQDKYPHMLSVRNCFIRGSVVRYVQLPPEGVDVELLHDATRREARGG comes from the exons ATGGGCAGGTTTGACAAGGAAACAGCGGAGCCCTCATCCTCGCCTGCGGAGACAACGTCGACGTCGAAGACGGTGACGGTTAATGGCACACACGATTTTAAGATCACGGGGTATTCGCTGTCAAAGGGAATTGGGATTGGGAAGTATGTAGCGTCGGATACGTTTATGGTTGGTGGGTATTCGTGGGCAGTTTATTTTTATCCAGATGGAAAGAGCGCGGAGGATAATGCTACTTACGTTTCGCTTTTCATCGCGTTAGCTAGTGAGGGCACCGACGTTAGGGCACTCTTTGAGCTGACTCTCTTGGATCAAAGTGGAAGGGAGCGGCACAAAGTTCATAGCCATTTCGGTAGGGCGCTGGAGACGGGACCGTATACTCTTAAATACCGAGGCAGCATGTG GGGCTACAAACGATTTTACAAGAGAACTGCTATGGAATCATCTGATTATCTGAAGGATGATTGCCTTCATGTGCATTGCTGTGTTGGTGTTGTTAACTCGCGCACAGAGGGACCTAAGATCTACTCGATTCCTGTTTCCCCATCAAATATTGGCCTGCATTTTGGGCAGCTGCTAGAAAGTGGAAAAGGGACTGATGTAAATTTTGAAGTTGATGGAGAAACCTTTTCTGCTCATAAGTTGGTTCTTGCAGCACGATCACCTGTTTTCAGAGCTCAATTATATGGTCCAATGAAGGATAAAAATACGGAGTGTATAAAGATTGAAGACATGGAGGCGCCTGTGTTTAAG GCCCTGCTTCATTGGATGTACTGGGACGCACTTCCTGATTTTGAAGAGCTTACTGGACTGAACTCAAAAGGGGCCTCCACATTGATGTTTCAGCATATGCTTGCTGCTGCTGATCGGTATGGTTTAGACAGGTTGAGGTTGCTCTGTGAGGCCAACCTTTGTGAGGATGTTGCCATCAATACTGTTGCAACAACATTAGCACTTGCAGAACAACACCACTCTTTCCAGCTGAAATCTGTCTGTCTCAAATTTGTCGCTCTTCCTGAAAATCTTAGAG CTGTCATGCAAACAGATGGTTTTGAGTACCTTAAAGAAAGCTGTCCACAGGTGCTCACCGAGTTATTGGAGCATGTTGCCAGGGTCAACGAACACTCTATTACTGTTGGCAAGCTAGGGATCGAAGGTATTCTAGATGGAGGTGATGTCAATGGCAGACGC TTATTCTTCTCGTATTTCAAGGATTTGGTGGGGAGGGAAGTGACGGTGGAATTGAAGAATGATTTAGCGATTAGAGGGACTCTGCATTCGGTGGATCAGTACCTCAACATTAAGCTGGAGAATACTAGGGTTGTTGATCAGGACAAGTATCCCCATATG CTTTCAGTGCGAAACTGCTTCATCCGGGGATCTGTGGTCCGATACGTCCAATTGC
- the LOC121755955 gene encoding BTB/POZ and MATH domain-containing protein 2-like, whose product MGRFDKETAVPSSSPADTTSTSMTETVNGSHDFKITGYSLSKGIGIGKYIASDTFMVGGYSWAVYFYPDGKSAEDNATYVSLFIALASEGTDVRALFELTLLDQSGRERHKVHSHFGRALETGPYTLKYRGSMWGYKRFYKRTALEASDYLKDDCLHVHCCVGVVKSHTEGPKIYSIPVSPSNIGLHFGQLLEIGKGTDVNFEVDGETFSAHKLVLAARSPVFRAQLYGPMKDQNTDCIKIEDVEAPVFKALLHWMYWDALPDFEELTGLNSKGASSLMSQHMLAAADRYGLDRLRLLCEAKLCEDVAINTVATTLALAEQHHCFQLKSVCLKFVALPENLRAVMQTDGFDYLKESCPHVLTELLEHVARINEHSISVGKVGIDGILDGGDVNGRRIKQRM is encoded by the exons ATGGGCAGGTTTGACAAGGAAACAGCGGTGCCCTCGTCGTCGCCGGCGGATACGACGTCGACGTCGATGACGGAAACGGTTAATGGCTCGCACGATTTTAAGATCACGGGGTATTCACTGTCGAAGGGGATTGGGATTGGGAAGTACATAGCGTCGGATACGTTTATGGTTGGTGGGTATTCGTGGGCGGTTTATTTTTATCCGGATGGGAAGAGCGCGGAGGATAATGCTACTTACGTTTCGCTTTTCATCGCGTTAGCTAGTGAGGGAACCGATGTGAGGGCACTCTTTGAGCTGACTCTGTTGGATCAAAGTGGAAGGGAGAGGCACAAGGTTCATAGCCATTTCGGTAGGGCGTTGGAGACGGGACCGTATACTCTAAAATACCGAGGCAGCATGTG GGGTTACAAACGGTTTTACAAGAGGACTGCTCTGGAAGCATCTGATTACCTGAAGGATGATTGCCTTCACGTGCATTGCTGTGTTGGTGTTGTTAAGTCTCACACGGAGGGACCTAAGATCTACTCGATTCCTGTTTCCCCATCAAATATTGGCCTGCATTTTGGGCAGCTGCTAGAAATTGGAAAAGGGACTGATGTAAATTTTGAAGTTGATGGAGAAACTTTTTCTGCTCATAAGTTGGTCCTTGCTGCGCGATCACCTGTCTTCAGAGCTCAATTATATGGTCCAATGAAGGATCAAAATACGGACTGTATAAAGATTGAAGATGTGGAGGCACCTGTATTTAAG GCCCTGCTCCATTGGATGTACTGGGATGCACTTCCTGATTTTGAAGAGCTTACTGGACTGAACTCAAAAGGGGCCTCGAGCTTGATGTCTCAGCATATGCTTGCTGCTGCTGATCGGTATGGTTTAGACAGGTTGAGGTTGCTCTGTGAGGCCAAACTTTGTGAGGATGTTGCCATCAATACTGTTGCAACTACATTAGCACTTGCAGAACAACATCATTGTTTCCAGCTTAAATCTGTCTGTCTCAAGTTTGTTGCTCTTCCTGAAAATCTTAGAG CTGTCATGCAGACGGATGGTTTTGACTACCTTAAAGAAAGCTGCCCACACGTGCTCACCGAATTATTGGAGCATGTTGCCAGGATCAACGAACACTCCATTAGTGTTGGCAAGGTAGGGATCGACGGTATTCTAGATGGAGGTGATGTCAATGGCAGACGCATCAAGCAAAGAATGTAA